A section of the Streptomyces sp. CG1 genome encodes:
- a CDS encoding SDR family NAD(P)-dependent oxidoreductase, translated as MTSPVRAHDLVLCLTPFGESDAGLTAAACAAGALGVLDLGTGDRRAREELSRLRRAAPGPFGIRVTGRCALSPADVGDAPDTVVRTPDATWNPAELPPSCRVLAEITDIGQARAAVHAGAHGLIARGAESGGRVGELSTFVLLQQLLSDQELGSVPVWACGGIGPRTAAAAVAGGATGVVLDSQLALLPESALPETVRSVLRPLDGSETVVLGGHRVLRRRGPDAPQPPADDPAAVATLLGAGDVRGQLLPVGQDGFLAARFAERYGDVRRVVRAVSGAMREITDGGSGPAAVREAAADGSVPAERDGMAAGTPGPVARDGVPDVGPASALRPGSTMTRALGTRLPLAQGPMTRVSDQAGFAAAVAEDGALPFLALALADGERTRSMLTEARAVLDGRPWGVGVLGFAPEDIRNAQLDAVRELRPTHAIVAGGRPAQAETLERAGIHTFLHVPSPGLLRQFLEAGVRRFVFEGSECGGHVGPRASFPLWEAQLAVLEDFLTDAGTDDAQARQLEVFFAGGIHDERSAAMVAALAAPLTARGAAVGVLMGTAYLFTEEAVAHGAIRPLFQRQVLAATTTALLETAPGHATRCVPSPFTADYRAREAALRAQGLPDREIWEGLERLNVGRLRIASKGVERDADGALTAVGEERQLSDGMFMAGEVAVLRSATSTLADLHHSVTDGAADFLTRRAAHPSPPSAPEPAPPAPLDIAIVGMACMFPQAPDLAAFWAGIVAGRDAVTEVPPERWDPAVHHAAGSTASKWGGFLPRIPFDPLSYGIPPASLGSIEPVQLLSLEAAHRALEDAGYGERGREFDRSRTSVVFGAEAGSDLSNAVTLRAVLPAYYGKVPDGIEEQLPRLTEDSFPGMLANVISGRIANRLDLGGANFTVDAACASSLAALDVACKELVLGTSDLVLCGGADLHNGINDFVLFSSVHALSPTGRSRAFDASADGIALGEGVACLVLKRLADAERDGDRIYGVVKGLGSASDGRSLGLTAPRPEGQRAALERAYRNAGVSPADVGLVEAHGTGTVVGDRTELAVLAEVFSEAGAGAGGCALGSVKSQIGHTKCAAGLAGLIKTALALYTGITPPTLHLQRPNPAWTEDDSPFAFHTRARPWTTPAAERLAGVSAFGFGGTNFHAVLAAHPDAVPPRQSLDAWPAELFLFRGRDTAAAHRQAGELLRAAEADGRPWRLRDLALAAAHRADTSHDPVRAAVVSRDPGELAGQLRRLLAGEHDPAAGIHVADPVEGALAFLFPGQGSQRPGMLADLLVHLPELRHYLDLGRTHADTVHPPAAFDDTTRERRRAALTDTRVAQPALGVTGLAAHAFLTSAGVRPEQAAGHSYGELAALAAAGALDAGTLLELSAERAGAILAAAGDDPGTMAAVGASAETVVRTLHRAGAPGSVVAANLNSPDQTVISGPTEDIETAVRLLRDAGLGARRIPVACAFHSPLVAAAGERFAKVLADKTVRAPEFPVWANRTAAPYPPDPDEVRAELAAQIGAPVAFAAQIEAMYEAGARVFVEAGPGTVLTRLVGRILGDRPHRTVACEPDADSGLRGWLDALARLAVAGQPVRTAWLLRGRDAVDALRTPAPVPPGWTVDGQLVRTAGGALLPGALAPARRVMETTVTTDQPYGTPADRDALISEFLRTSREMIAAQRDVLLTYFGATAPPAPVAPVPAAPVHVPELQQVRPELPAPGGLDSPGSEELVDDVERVVLQIISERTGYPVDMIEPDLDLEADLSIDSIKRAEIAGELAKRLGIADGAHVLADAELEELAKARTAAAVTGWLMARAGAQTGDVGERAEAPSTGDGGGQAEASSTGDEGGQRTAEERTQPSHTPVLGVAPQRCELRPVPLPDPEPDPRQDPVLSGRRFVLLGDGEGVAAEVAARLMAHGAGTVILDRGHLLTGADGPVDGVVYLGALPGPDLPVLPDAFPVLRAALARAPRSLLAVRAADPADALRAAGLDGLFRSIGREYPGLVGRVVAVADTSPAAVAEAVVAELRAPEPAPVVLRTAAGARQGLELVPVPLGPLAATGAGPAGPGATEAAALGLDRDSVVLLVGGARGITARFAATLAGACRCRVELLGRTPAPTAPEDPRTAAARTPVELRAALAAGPAAPRPAEINRGAELILAQREITTTLAELGALGSEARYRAVDFRDRDAVLQAVKEIHAEHGRLDGVVFAAGVIEDRLIADKTPDSFRRVYGTKTAGAGALFAALDDLPGRPAFTVLFGSIAAVLGNRGQADYAAANDALETLGADWAARTGTRALTVHWGPWAPSGRHSGMVGAELGREYARRGIELIDPDEGTAALLRELAWGEPSARAVVYTASGW; from the coding sequence ATGACCTCGCCTGTGCGCGCCCACGACCTCGTCCTCTGCCTCACGCCTTTCGGAGAATCCGACGCCGGTCTCACCGCCGCCGCCTGCGCCGCCGGCGCGCTCGGCGTCCTCGACCTCGGCACCGGCGACCGAAGAGCGCGCGAGGAGCTGTCGCGACTCAGAAGGGCCGCCCCCGGCCCCTTCGGTATACGGGTGACCGGGCGCTGCGCCCTGTCTCCGGCCGATGTCGGTGACGCTCCAGACACCGTGGTCCGTACCCCCGACGCCACCTGGAATCCAGCTGAACTCCCGCCATCCTGCCGGGTGTTGGCAGAGATCACGGACATCGGGCAGGCTCGCGCAGCCGTACACGCCGGTGCGCACGGGCTGATCGCCCGGGGCGCCGAGAGCGGCGGCCGGGTCGGCGAGCTGAGCACCTTCGTCCTGCTGCAACAGCTGCTGTCCGACCAGGAGTTGGGCTCCGTCCCGGTCTGGGCGTGCGGCGGCATCGGGCCGCGTACGGCGGCGGCCGCCGTGGCCGGCGGTGCCACCGGGGTCGTCCTCGACAGCCAGTTGGCGCTGCTCCCCGAATCGGCACTGCCGGAGACGGTCCGATCGGTGCTGCGCCCCCTGGACGGCTCGGAGACCGTGGTGCTGGGCGGCCACCGGGTACTGCGACGCCGGGGCCCGGACGCCCCACAGCCACCCGCCGACGACCCCGCGGCGGTCGCGACCCTGCTGGGCGCCGGGGATGTGCGCGGCCAATTGCTGCCGGTGGGCCAGGACGGGTTCCTGGCCGCCCGATTCGCCGAACGGTACGGGGATGTACGGCGGGTGGTGCGGGCGGTGTCGGGGGCGATGCGGGAAATCACCGACGGCGGTTCTGGGCCGGCGGCGGTGCGTGAAGCGGCCGCGGACGGCTCGGTGCCGGCGGAGAGGGACGGCATGGCCGCCGGGACCCCGGGGCCGGTGGCGAGGGACGGCGTGCCCGACGTGGGCCCCGCGTCCGCCCTGCGCCCCGGATCGACCATGACCAGGGCGCTCGGAACTCGGCTCCCCCTCGCGCAAGGGCCCATGACCCGGGTCAGTGACCAGGCCGGATTCGCCGCCGCCGTCGCCGAGGACGGGGCGCTGCCGTTCCTCGCGCTGGCCCTCGCCGACGGCGAGCGGACCCGGTCGATGCTCACCGAGGCGCGGGCCGTGCTGGACGGGCGGCCCTGGGGCGTCGGGGTGCTCGGCTTCGCGCCCGAGGACATCAGGAACGCCCAGCTGGACGCCGTACGGGAGCTGCGGCCCACGCACGCGATCGTCGCGGGTGGACGGCCCGCCCAGGCCGAGACGCTGGAGCGGGCCGGGATCCACACGTTCCTGCACGTGCCCTCGCCGGGGCTGCTGCGGCAGTTCCTGGAGGCGGGTGTGCGCAGGTTCGTGTTCGAGGGGTCCGAGTGCGGCGGCCACGTGGGACCGCGGGCCTCCTTCCCGCTGTGGGAGGCTCAGCTCGCCGTGCTGGAGGACTTCCTGACCGACGCCGGCACCGACGACGCGCAGGCCCGGCAACTGGAGGTGTTCTTCGCCGGAGGCATCCACGACGAGCGGTCCGCGGCGATGGTCGCGGCCCTGGCCGCGCCGCTCACCGCCCGGGGCGCCGCCGTCGGTGTCCTCATGGGCACCGCCTACCTGTTCACCGAGGAGGCCGTGGCCCACGGTGCCATCCGGCCGCTCTTCCAGCGGCAGGTCCTCGCCGCCACCACGACCGCCCTGCTGGAGACCGCCCCCGGCCACGCCACCCGTTGCGTGCCGAGCCCCTTCACCGCCGACTACCGCGCGCGGGAGGCCGCGCTCCGGGCGCAGGGCCTGCCCGACCGCGAGATCTGGGAGGGCCTGGAACGGCTCAACGTGGGCCGGCTGCGCATCGCCAGCAAGGGCGTCGAGCGCGATGCCGATGGTGCATTGACGGCCGTGGGCGAGGAACGGCAGCTCTCCGACGGGATGTTCATGGCCGGCGAGGTCGCCGTCCTGCGCTCGGCCACCAGCACCCTCGCGGACCTGCACCACTCGGTGACCGACGGCGCCGCCGACTTCCTGACCCGGCGGGCCGCCCACCCGAGCCCGCCCTCCGCTCCCGAACCGGCACCGCCCGCGCCGCTCGACATCGCGATCGTCGGCATGGCCTGCATGTTCCCCCAGGCCCCCGACCTCGCCGCCTTCTGGGCCGGCATCGTCGCCGGACGCGACGCCGTCACCGAGGTGCCGCCCGAGCGCTGGGACCCGGCCGTGCACCACGCGGCCGGCAGCACCGCGTCCAAGTGGGGCGGCTTCCTGCCCCGCATCCCGTTCGACCCGCTGAGCTACGGCATCCCGCCCGCCTCCCTCGGCAGCATCGAGCCCGTCCAGCTGCTGTCCCTCGAGGCGGCCCACCGGGCGCTGGAGGATGCCGGATACGGCGAGCGGGGGCGGGAGTTCGACCGGTCGCGGACCTCCGTCGTCTTCGGTGCCGAGGCGGGCAGCGACCTGTCCAACGCCGTCACCCTGCGCGCCGTCCTCCCCGCGTACTACGGCAAGGTCCCCGACGGCATCGAGGAGCAACTGCCCCGGCTGACCGAGGACTCCTTCCCCGGCATGCTCGCCAACGTCATCTCCGGCCGGATCGCCAACCGGCTCGACCTCGGCGGCGCCAACTTCACCGTGGACGCCGCCTGCGCGTCCTCCCTCGCCGCCCTGGACGTGGCCTGCAAGGAACTCGTCTTGGGCACCAGCGACCTCGTGCTGTGCGGCGGCGCCGACCTGCACAACGGCATCAACGACTTCGTCCTGTTCTCCTCCGTCCACGCGCTCTCCCCGACCGGACGCTCCCGCGCCTTCGACGCCTCCGCCGACGGCATCGCCCTGGGCGAGGGCGTGGCCTGCCTGGTCCTCAAGCGGCTCGCGGACGCCGAACGGGACGGCGACCGGATCTACGGCGTGGTCAAGGGCCTCGGCTCCGCGAGCGACGGCCGCTCCCTCGGCCTGACCGCACCCCGCCCCGAAGGCCAGCGGGCAGCCCTGGAGCGTGCGTACCGCAACGCCGGTGTCTCGCCCGCGGACGTCGGCCTCGTCGAGGCGCACGGCACCGGGACCGTCGTCGGCGACCGCACCGAACTCGCCGTACTCGCCGAGGTGTTCAGCGAGGCCGGTGCCGGTGCGGGCGGCTGTGCGCTCGGCTCGGTCAAGTCGCAGATCGGGCACACCAAGTGCGCCGCCGGACTCGCCGGCCTGATCAAGACCGCCCTCGCGCTGTACACCGGGATCACCCCGCCCACCCTGCACCTGCAGCGGCCCAACCCGGCCTGGACGGAGGACGACAGCCCCTTCGCCTTCCACACCCGCGCCCGGCCCTGGACCACACCGGCCGCTGAACGCCTCGCCGGAGTCTCCGCGTTCGGCTTCGGCGGCACCAACTTCCACGCGGTACTGGCCGCCCACCCCGACGCCGTACCGCCCCGGCAGTCCCTGGACGCCTGGCCCGCCGAGCTGTTCCTCTTCCGCGGCCGGGACACGGCAGCGGCCCACCGGCAGGCCGGGGAACTCCTCCGGGCCGCCGAGGCCGACGGCCGCCCGTGGCGCCTGCGCGACCTCGCCCTCGCCGCGGCTCACCGCGCCGACACCTCGCACGACCCGGTACGGGCCGCAGTCGTCTCCCGTGACCCCGGGGAACTCGCCGGGCAGCTACGGCGGCTCCTCGCCGGGGAGCACGATCCGGCCGCCGGAATCCATGTCGCCGACCCCGTCGAAGGTGCGCTCGCCTTCCTCTTCCCCGGTCAGGGCAGCCAGCGCCCCGGCATGCTCGCCGACCTCCTCGTCCACCTCCCCGAGCTGCGCCACTACCTGGACCTCGGCCGCACGCACGCCGACACCGTCCACCCGCCGGCCGCCTTCGACGACACCACCCGCGAGCGCCGCCGGGCCGCCCTCACCGACACCCGGGTCGCCCAGCCCGCCCTCGGCGTCACGGGCCTCGCCGCCCACGCCTTCCTCACCTCGGCCGGGGTCCGTCCCGAGCAGGCCGCCGGGCACAGCTACGGCGAGCTGGCCGCCCTCGCCGCGGCCGGCGCCCTCGACGCCGGGACACTGCTGGAGCTGAGCGCCGAGCGGGCCGGCGCGATCCTGGCGGCGGCGGGCGACGACCCGGGCACCATGGCCGCCGTCGGCGCCTCCGCCGAGACCGTCGTACGCACCCTGCACAGGGCCGGGGCACCCGGCTCGGTCGTCGCCGCCAACCTCAACTCGCCCGATCAGACGGTGATTTCGGGGCCGACGGAGGATATCGAGACTGCCGTACGGCTGCTGCGGGACGCGGGCCTCGGGGCCCGGCGCATCCCCGTGGCCTGCGCCTTCCACAGCCCGCTCGTCGCCGCGGCGGGGGAGCGGTTCGCCAAGGTTCTGGCCGACAAGACGGTACGGGCGCCCGAGTTCCCCGTCTGGGCCAACCGCACCGCCGCGCCCTACCCACCCGACCCCGACGAGGTGCGTGCCGAACTCGCCGCCCAGATCGGCGCCCCGGTCGCCTTCGCCGCCCAGATCGAGGCGATGTACGAGGCCGGTGCGCGCGTCTTCGTCGAGGCGGGCCCCGGCACGGTTCTCACCCGGCTGGTCGGACGGATCCTCGGCGACCGCCCGCACCGCACGGTCGCCTGCGAACCGGACGCCGACAGCGGCCTGCGCGGCTGGCTCGACGCCCTCGCCCGGCTCGCCGTCGCCGGACAGCCGGTGCGCACCGCCTGGCTCCTGCGGGGCCGCGACGCCGTCGACGCGCTGCGCACCCCGGCGCCCGTACCACCCGGCTGGACGGTCGACGGGCAGCTCGTCCGCACCGCCGGCGGAGCACTCCTGCCCGGTGCCCTCGCACCGGCCCGACGAGTCATGGAGACGACCGTGACCACCGACCAGCCGTACGGCACCCCGGCCGACCGGGACGCGCTCATCTCCGAATTCCTGCGCACCAGCCGGGAGATGATCGCCGCCCAGCGCGATGTCCTGCTCACCTACTTCGGCGCCACCGCGCCACCGGCTCCGGTCGCGCCCGTACCGGCGGCTCCGGTGCACGTCCCTGAACTCCAGCAGGTCCGGCCGGAGTTGCCCGCACCCGGCGGTTTGGACAGTCCGGGCAGCGAGGAGCTGGTGGACGACGTGGAGCGGGTCGTCCTGCAGATCATCAGCGAGCGCACCGGCTACCCCGTCGACATGATCGAGCCCGATCTCGACCTGGAGGCGGACCTCAGCATCGACTCGATCAAACGCGCCGAGATCGCGGGCGAACTCGCCAAGCGCCTCGGCATCGCGGACGGCGCCCACGTCCTGGCCGACGCCGAACTGGAGGAGTTGGCCAAGGCGCGTACGGCGGCGGCGGTGACGGGGTGGCTCATGGCGCGGGCGGGCGCGCAGACCGGTGACGTGGGTGAGCGGGCCGAGGCACCGTCCACCGGTGACGGGGGCGGGCAGGCCGAGGCGTCTTCCACCGGCGATGAGGGTGGGCAGCGGACGGCCGAGGAGCGGACCCAGCCCTCGCACACCCCGGTACTCGGCGTGGCCCCCCAGCGGTGCGAGCTGCGGCCCGTGCCGCTTCCGGACCCGGAGCCGGACCCCCGCCAGGACCCCGTGCTGTCCGGTCGGCGCTTCGTCCTCCTGGGAGACGGGGAGGGCGTGGCCGCCGAGGTCGCGGCGCGGCTCATGGCGCACGGGGCCGGCACCGTGATCCTCGACCGGGGCCACCTTCTCACCGGGGCCGACGGCCCGGTCGACGGCGTCGTGTACCTCGGCGCGTTGCCCGGCCCGGACCTCCCGGTGCTGCCGGACGCCTTCCCCGTGCTCCGGGCGGCGCTCGCCCGCGCCCCCCGCTCGCTGCTCGCCGTGCGGGCCGCCGACCCGGCCGATGCCCTGCGCGCGGCCGGCCTGGACGGGCTGTTCCGCAGCATCGGACGCGAGTACCCGGGACTGGTCGGACGGGTCGTCGCCGTGGCGGACACCAGCCCGGCGGCCGTGGCCGAGGCTGTGGTCGCCGAGCTGCGCGCACCCGAACCGGCCCCGGTGGTCCTGCGGACGGCGGCCGGTGCCCGGCAGGGGCTGGAACTGGTACCCGTACCCCTGGGCCCGCTGGCCGCCACCGGTGCCGGACCCGCCGGGCCCGGTGCCACCGAAGCGGCCGCGCTCGGCCTCGACCGGGACTCCGTCGTGCTGCTGGTCGGCGGGGCCCGGGGCATCACCGCGAGGTTCGCGGCCACGCTGGCCGGCGCCTGCCGGTGCCGCGTCGAGCTGCTGGGCCGCACCCCCGCGCCCACCGCCCCCGAGGACCCGCGCACCGCCGCCGCCCGCACCCCCGTCGAGCTGCGCGCGGCGCTCGCCGCCGGGCCCGCTGCGCCCCGGCCCGCCGAGATCAACCGGGGCGCCGAACTGATCCTCGCCCAGCGGGAGATCACCACGACCCTCGCGGAACTCGGCGCACTCGGCAGCGAGGCCCGCTACCGGGCGGTGGACTTCCGGGACCGGGACGCCGTCCTGCAGGCGGTCAAGGAGATCCACGCCGAACACGGCCGTCTCGACGGAGTCGTCTTCGCCGCCGGGGTGATCGAGGACCGGCTGATCGCCGACAAGACCCCCGACTCCTTCCGGCGGGTCTACGGCACGAAGACGGCCGGGGCCGGCGCGCTGTTCGCCGCGCTGGACGACCTGCCCGGCAGGCCCGCGTTCACCGTGCTGTTCGGCAGCATCGCCGCCGTCCTCGGCAACCGCGGCCAGGCCGACTACGCCGCCGCCAACGACGCCCTCGAAACGCTCGGCGCCGACTGGGCCGCCCGCACGGGTACTCGCGCGCTGACCGTCCACTGGGGCCCCTGGGCGCCGTCCGGCAGGCACAGCGGCATGGTCGGCGCGGAACTCGGCCGCGAGTACGCCCGGCGCGGCATCGAGCTGATCGACCCGGACGAGGGCACCGCGGCCCTGCTCCGGGAACTCGCCTGGGGCGAGCCGTCGGCCCGGGCCGTCGTCTACACCGCGTCGGGCTGGTGA
- a CDS encoding RICIN domain-containing protein, whose amino-acid sequence MPGSPGESDRNLVAGLGGPHHVRHHAVALLLARHWRAARDHAIVCLASAGPTAHLVATAAFHEVLGRLEGGAVGGALRPQLLVAVRDTVRAWAADDTACAALPELRRPAGGRGLRATKPGTAERRQLAERAFRSLPGASQCLLWHAEVEAEPINIPAGLLGIAPTTASAALVQAREQFRAGCVRAHRELAPTSECRFYNRLLDVPMRRGGALLPDVREHLTVCAYCRYAAETLALFDDGLGLLLAETVLGWGARRYLDSRPGRGAAEELPPASTPYAAAPDPAASGPGGRHRTAPGGRHRTALAIGVGLTSLVLLATVLVVRSWSDDNGVPTPGATWGAPADRATRPGGTGARSASSSAASAGDPVELAHGSLRGLGSGRCLDVRGDTMEPGAGVGLAPCSSAATQQWSYQDDGLLRSVADPSLCLAADPGTKGVVLAGCVVHAGEVTYDFTVRGEILLRAQEGLALAPCSGSGSGSGSGGASSRVGLAPRDGSPEQRWALEPGADGVRRPDAAPGGPGGPGAPAGSVAGGAGRTDGAGGASGGDGVPPRGISGGEPEGEGAGPGGAGAADETRIAQVRAGQERRRPRPVSPVEAVRAAAHAVLPAVADPVAGPVAAMPATVGKLLR is encoded by the coding sequence GTGCCCGGTTCGCCCGGGGAGTCCGACCGCAATCTCGTCGCCGGGCTCGGCGGTCCCCACCACGTCCGCCATCACGCCGTCGCCCTGCTGCTGGCCCGCCACTGGCGGGCCGCCCGCGACCACGCCATCGTCTGCCTGGCCTCCGCCGGTCCCACCGCCCACCTCGTGGCCACCGCCGCCTTCCATGAGGTTCTCGGCCGCCTGGAGGGCGGAGCGGTCGGCGGCGCCCTGCGTCCCCAACTGCTCGTCGCCGTCCGCGACACCGTCCGGGCCTGGGCGGCGGACGACACAGCCTGTGCGGCACTGCCGGAATTGCGCAGGCCTGCCGGCGGTCGCGGGCTGCGTGCGACAAAGCCCGGAACGGCGGAAAGGCGACAACTCGCCGAACGCGCTTTCCGCTCCCTTCCCGGCGCCTCGCAATGCCTTCTGTGGCACGCCGAGGTCGAAGCCGAGCCCATAAACATACCTGCCGGTCTGCTGGGTATCGCCCCGACCACCGCGTCGGCGGCCTTGGTGCAGGCGCGCGAGCAATTCCGGGCGGGTTGCGTACGCGCGCACCGGGAACTCGCGCCGACCAGCGAATGCCGTTTCTACAACCGGTTGCTGGACGTCCCCATGCGCCGTGGCGGTGCCCTGCTGCCGGATGTGCGGGAGCACCTGACGGTCTGTGCGTACTGCCGGTACGCTGCCGAGACCCTCGCGCTGTTCGACGACGGCCTGGGCCTCCTGCTCGCCGAGACCGTGCTCGGCTGGGGAGCCCGCCGCTATCTCGACTCGCGTCCCGGCCGCGGCGCCGCCGAGGAACTGCCGCCCGCGTCGACGCCCTACGCCGCAGCGCCGGACCCGGCGGCTTCGGGACCCGGCGGCAGACACCGCACCGCGCCCGGCGGCCGCCACCGCACCGCTCTGGCCATCGGCGTCGGACTGACCTCGCTCGTGCTGCTCGCCACCGTCCTCGTGGTCAGAAGCTGGTCCGATGACAACGGTGTCCCCACACCCGGCGCCACCTGGGGCGCCCCCGCCGACCGCGCCACCCGGCCGGGCGGCACCGGCGCCCGGTCCGCCTCCTCCTCCGCCGCTTCGGCCGGCGATCCCGTCGAGCTGGCCCATGGCAGCCTGCGGGGTCTTGGCTCAGGCCGCTGTCTGGACGTGCGAGGGGACACCATGGAGCCGGGCGCGGGCGTCGGGCTCGCGCCGTGCTCGTCCGCCGCCACGCAGCAGTGGTCGTACCAGGACGACGGACTCCTGCGCAGCGTCGCCGACCCGTCCCTGTGCCTCGCCGCCGACCCCGGCACGAAGGGCGTCGTGCTGGCCGGATGCGTGGTCCACGCCGGGGAGGTGACGTACGACTTCACCGTGCGGGGCGAGATCCTGCTCCGCGCGCAGGAGGGCCTCGCGCTCGCGCCCTGCTCCGGCTCTGGCTCCGGCTCCGGCTCCGGTGGTGCGTCCTCCCGGGTCGGCCTGGCGCCGCGCGACGGTTCGCCGGAGCAGCGCTGGGCGCTGGAGCCGGGAGCCGACGGGGTGCGGCGGCCTGATGCGGCGCCGGGTGGGCCGGGTGGGCCGGGTGCTCCAGCTGGTTCAGTTGCCGGTGGTGCCGGCCGCACTGACGGTGCTGGCGGTGCTTCAGGCGGCGACGGCGTGCCGCCCAGGGGCATCTCGGGCGGGGAACCGGAGGGCGAGGGTGCCGGGCCGGGCGGTGCGGGCGCGGCGGACGAGACCCGGATCGCGCAGGTCCGCGCCGGGCAAGAGCGGCGGCGGCCCCGTCCCGTGTCGCCCGTCGAGGCCGTGCGTGCGGCGGCACACGCCGTCCTCCCGGCCGTCGCCGACCCCGTTGCCGGCCCGGTCGCCGCCATGCCGGCGACCGTGGGGAAACTGCTGCGCTGA
- the galU gene encoding UTP--glucose-1-phosphate uridylyltransferase GalU, whose amino-acid sequence MGRMTAPHFSAPLAARPTVRKAVVPAAGLGTRFLPATKATPKEMLPVVDKPAIQYVVEEAAAAGLDDILMVTGRHKRAIEDHFDNAFELEQALAAKGDTVRLDAVRDPARLADIHHIRQGDPLGLGHAVLCARHHVGNQPFAVLLGDDLIDARETLLSRMLEVREAHAGSVVALMEVDPEQIHLYGCAAVEPTDEEGVVRVTGLVEKPAPGTAPSRYAVIGRYVLDPVVFDVLERTPPGRGGEIQLTDALQDLAAGGTVHGVVFDGLRYDTGDKADYLRTVVRLACARPDLGPEFTDWLKEFVADLEDGEADGRDGRRAA is encoded by the coding sequence ATGGGCCGCATGACCGCCCCCCACTTCTCAGCGCCCCTCGCCGCCCGCCCCACGGTCCGCAAGGCGGTCGTACCCGCCGCCGGACTCGGCACCCGGTTCCTCCCCGCGACCAAGGCCACCCCGAAGGAGATGCTGCCGGTCGTCGACAAGCCGGCCATCCAGTACGTGGTCGAGGAGGCGGCCGCGGCCGGTCTGGACGACATCCTGATGGTCACCGGCCGGCACAAGCGGGCCATCGAGGACCACTTCGACAACGCCTTCGAACTGGAGCAGGCGTTGGCGGCCAAGGGCGACACCGTACGGCTGGACGCGGTGCGCGATCCGGCGCGGCTCGCCGACATCCATCACATCCGCCAGGGCGACCCGCTCGGCCTCGGCCACGCCGTGCTGTGCGCCCGCCACCACGTCGGGAACCAGCCCTTCGCGGTCCTCCTCGGCGACGATCTCATCGACGCGCGCGAGACCTTGCTGAGCCGCATGCTGGAAGTCCGCGAGGCCCACGCGGGCAGCGTGGTGGCACTGATGGAGGTCGACCCGGAGCAGATCCACCTCTACGGCTGCGCGGCGGTGGAGCCGACGGACGAGGAGGGTGTCGTACGGGTCACCGGCCTCGTGGAGAAGCCCGCACCCGGCACCGCGCCGAGCCGGTACGCGGTCATCGGCCGCTATGTCCTCGACCCGGTCGTCTTCGACGTCCTGGAGCGCACCCCGCCGGGTCGCGGCGGCGAGATCCAGCTGACCGACGCCCTGCAGGACCTGGCGGCGGGCGGCACCGTGCACGGGGTCGTCTTCGACGGTCTGCGCTACGACACCGGGGACAAGGCCGACTATCTGCGCACGGTGGTCCGCCTGGCCTGCGCACGCCCGGACCTCGGACCCGAATTCACCGACTGGCTCAAGGAGTTCGTGGCCGACCTGGAGGACGGCGAAGCCGACGGCCGGGACGGACGCCGGGCCGCCTGA